Proteins from a genomic interval of Polaribacter sejongensis:
- a CDS encoding anthranilate synthase component II, with protein MKILILDNYDSFTYNLVHLVEKITGEFPAVFRNDEISIADVGNYDMIMLSPGPGIPDEAGILKEVIKTYAGIKPIFGVCLGLQAITEVFGGTIINLEDVFHGVATEMRVTDKNAIIFKDVSETFMAARYHSWAATDEGFPEEIQVTARDEDGLIQAIEHKIFPISAVQFHPESILTDVGEQLVTNFINANK; from the coding sequence ATGAAAATATTAATTTTAGATAATTACGATTCTTTTACCTACAATTTGGTTCATTTGGTAGAGAAAATCACAGGAGAATTTCCTGCAGTTTTTAGAAACGATGAAATCAGTATTGCAGATGTAGGAAACTACGATATGATTATGTTATCGCCAGGACCAGGAATTCCAGATGAGGCAGGAATCTTAAAAGAAGTAATTAAAACCTACGCAGGCATAAAACCAATATTCGGAGTGTGTTTGGGCTTACAAGCCATTACAGAAGTTTTTGGAGGAACCATCATCAATTTAGAAGATGTTTTTCACGGAGTAGCCACAGAAATGAGAGTTACAGACAAAAACGCAATAATATTTAAAGATGTTTCAGAAACATTTATGGCGGCACGTTACCATTCTTGGGCAGCAACAGACGAAGGTTTTCCAGAAGAAATTCAAGTTACTGCTAGAGATGAAGATGGATTAATTCAGGCAATTGAGCATAAAATATTTCCAATTTCTGCTGTGCAGTTTCACCCGGAATCTATTTTAACAGATGTTGGTGAGCAGTTGGTAACGAATTTTATTAATGCGAATAAATAA
- a CDS encoding glycerophosphodiester phosphodiesterase family protein: MQKTFLTSLLLIAFNFIVLGQEVKTIMTIESIVKKKEDSNKNIKPNNDARIIWADNYKNKQSDIAFVYLHGFGASGREGEPILSMLSKKYNANVYVSRLKEHGIQRDDSFKKLTPENYIETAKEALSIGKIIGKKVILVSTSTGGTLSLKLASEDASILGLVMYSPFIGLKNPAFAAITTPEGKAGFIKMNGSEITKQKRPEEEAKYWSTTYHVNGYEALIKMLLDNMKPATFAKVKVPVFVGYYYKNEEEQDQVVSVKAILKMYDDLGTSADKKVKVSFPEAGNHVIACDLRSNDWQGVYNETVTFIDDVILEKEQKFEFDLQGHRGARGLSPENTIQAFEKALELGVNTLELDVVISKDDKVVVSHEPWLNEDVTLDAKGNKISKESALAFNMYKNKYKKIKSYDVGSIGNPKFLEQKKEKAYKPLLSEVIAFAEAKNEEIRYNIEIKSTPDDEKREFQPAVAEFSDLVIAELIKAKIPKNRITVQSFDPRILEYIHKKYPEFILAFLTYQNDFETNMKMLSFVPEIYSPYFVLLNKDEVKTIQNKNMKVIPWTVNKKEDMVNLLKMGVDGIITDYPNIAIPLRK, translated from the coding sequence ATGCAAAAAACATTTTTAACTTCGCTTTTATTAATAGCCTTTAATTTTATAGTTTTAGGTCAAGAAGTAAAAACGATTATGACAATTGAAAGTATTGTAAAAAAGAAAGAGGATAGTAATAAAAACATTAAACCTAATAATGATGCTAGAATTATTTGGGCTGATAATTATAAAAATAAACAATCTGATATTGCATTTGTTTATTTGCATGGTTTTGGAGCAAGTGGTAGGGAGGGAGAGCCTATATTGAGTATGCTTTCTAAAAAATACAACGCAAATGTTTATGTGTCTCGTTTAAAAGAACATGGTATACAGAGAGATGATAGTTTTAAGAAGTTAACTCCAGAAAATTATATAGAAACAGCGAAAGAAGCTTTATCCATTGGTAAAATAATTGGTAAGAAAGTAATTTTGGTAAGTACATCTACTGGCGGAACTTTAAGCTTAAAACTAGCTTCGGAAGATGCTTCTATTTTAGGTTTGGTAATGTATTCTCCTTTTATTGGACTTAAAAATCCTGCATTTGCAGCAATTACCACTCCAGAAGGAAAAGCCGGATTTATAAAAATGAACGGAAGTGAAATTACAAAGCAGAAAAGACCTGAAGAAGAAGCTAAATATTGGTCTACTACGTATCATGTTAATGGTTACGAGGCTTTAATAAAAATGTTATTAGATAATATGAAGCCAGCAACTTTTGCTAAAGTTAAAGTTCCTGTATTTGTTGGCTATTATTATAAGAATGAAGAAGAACAAGATCAGGTGGTTTCTGTTAAGGCAATTTTAAAAATGTATGATGATTTAGGAACTTCTGCGGATAAAAAAGTGAAAGTTTCTTTTCCGGAAGCAGGAAACCATGTAATTGCGTGCGATTTAAGATCTAACGATTGGCAAGGTGTTTATAACGAAACAGTAACTTTTATTGACGACGTAATTTTAGAGAAAGAACAAAAGTTCGAATTTGATTTACAGGGTCATCGTGGAGCGAGAGGTTTATCACCAGAAAACACAATTCAGGCTTTTGAAAAAGCATTAGAATTAGGTGTAAATACTTTAGAGTTAGATGTTGTAATTAGTAAAGATGATAAGGTTGTAGTTTCTCATGAGCCTTGGTTAAATGAGGACGTTACTTTAGATGCTAAAGGAAATAAGATTTCTAAAGAAAGCGCTTTGGCTTTTAATATGTATAAAAATAAATACAAAAAAATTAAAAGTTATGATGTTGGTTCTATCGGAAATCCAAAATTCTTAGAGCAGAAAAAAGAGAAAGCATACAAACCATTGTTGTCTGAGGTAATTGCTTTTGCCGAAGCTAAAAATGAGGAGATTCGTTATAATATCGAAATTAAAAGTACGCCTGATGATGAAAAAAGAGAGTTTCAACCTGCTGTTGCCGAATTTTCTGACCTTGTTATAGCGGAATTGATAAAAGCAAAAATTCCTAAAAATAGAATAACGGTTCAAAGTTTTGATCCTCGTATTTTAGAATATATTCATAAGAAATACCCTGAGTTTATATTGGCATTTTTAACGTATCAAAATGATTTTGAAACGAATATGAAAATGTTAAGTTTTGTGCCAGAAATTTACAGTCCGTATTTTGTTTTATTGAATAAAGATGAGGTGAAAACGATTCAAAATAAAAATATGAAAGTAATTCCTTGGACGGTCAATAAAAAAGAGGATATGGTAAACCTACTAAAAATGGGTGTAGACGGAATTATTACCGATTACCCTAATATTGCAATTCCTTTAAGAAAATAA
- the gatB/aspS gene encoding bifunctional amidotransferase subunit GatB/aspartate--tRNA ligase AspS, with amino-acid sequence MELEQLNELIKKHDLELVIGIETHVRLNTKTKLFCSCANQEIEKPNQNICSVCTGQMGVLPSINKEAITKAIYFGKAVKSTFSNEVISWDRKHYEYPDNPKNIQITQFHNPVIPDGQVSCYRNDGSQFTVSLTQVHIEEDAAKLMHEKKISLVDFNKAGVPLIEIVTDPCIRHIEDASTYAQYIQRIVQNLKISEANLEKGEFKSDVSVSLRKKHTYDLNPRTEIKNLNSFKFMVDALKEEIEKQLNYYVENKAFRPDQTTVLWDADLKQTKTMRKKEFEADYRFISEPDLPFVNIKKVVESIDVDISSLPFAVESILINGGVLPQDAKFFTADSLRSAVFVAINNKIKDASFVAKTLVNNIGADEYENIHDVAQLTEIFQLFKDDKITSVLVQNGITSYLKDRNFDYNKYFEDNTISEDKIKDAVKKVIAENDAIANDIKAGNQGKAGILVGKVIGIIGKGASGKVIRTEILEQVQNLKSGVQGSVDAGSSKNEVVGAKSKIKVEEELQTVPIIIKEEYRTHKISQLTEGTINEEVTLSGWVSSVRDHGELIFIDLRDSSNEVFQVRLSRETFPNLDELVKLKSESVISVTGVVVQRKEDDYNAGLRTGKLELETAALDILNLSKTLPFEIKRAMKTNETTRFQYKFLDHRNDEVRKAIVNRHKVIKLLRDILDEEEFLEIETPILTAGTDEGAREFIVPTRKQAGSFYTLPQAPQQFKQMLMVGGFEKYFQIARCFRDEDSRGDRQPEFTQLDIEMAYASMQQIIDLNTKMFNEIVKKIYGKKWILRPFEVITYKNAMDKYGCDRPDLRYGLQMQDITDIVKDTTFQVFSKPIEDGGIVKCIKVSAEEQGGKRVSKGQIENLTAIAQQNGLGGLAYIIVNENDLQSPIIKFLGEEIAANIIKATDAQVGDIVFFSASDYATANKALDAVRQEMGRIFKLINPKELRPAWVVDFPMFEKTDEGRWTFTHNPFSMPAIYDLEKHMTGEGEEIGTIIAQQYDLILNGYEIGGGSVRAHKSEILEATYKNMGYNKEEMMKSVGTMYKAFQYGAPPHGGIAWGVDRLMMILEKKASIREVMAFPKTGSSEDLLFNAPSILSDKKVEEMNVRIMRK; translated from the coding sequence ATGGAACTGGAACAATTAAATGAGCTTATTAAAAAGCACGACTTAGAGTTAGTAATCGGTATTGAAACACACGTTCGATTAAATACAAAAACGAAGTTATTCTGTTCTTGTGCAAATCAAGAAATAGAAAAACCAAATCAGAATATATGTTCGGTTTGTACTGGGCAAATGGGGGTTTTACCATCGATAAATAAAGAAGCAATTACCAAAGCTATTTATTTTGGAAAAGCGGTAAAATCTACTTTTTCTAATGAAGTTATTTCTTGGGATCGTAAACATTACGAATACCCAGATAACCCAAAGAACATTCAAATTACACAGTTTCACAATCCTGTAATTCCAGACGGACAAGTTTCTTGTTATAGAAATGATGGTTCGCAATTTACAGTGAGTTTAACGCAAGTTCATATTGAGGAAGATGCTGCAAAATTGATGCACGAAAAGAAAATTTCTTTGGTCGATTTTAACAAAGCAGGTGTTCCGTTAATAGAGATTGTAACCGATCCTTGTATTCGTCATATAGAAGATGCTTCTACGTATGCACAATACATTCAAAGAATTGTTCAGAATTTAAAAATCTCTGAAGCAAATCTTGAAAAAGGGGAGTTTAAATCTGATGTTTCTGTATCACTAAGAAAAAAACATACGTATGATTTAAACCCAAGAACAGAAATCAAAAACTTAAATTCTTTTAAGTTTATGGTAGATGCTTTAAAGGAAGAAATTGAAAAGCAATTAAATTACTACGTAGAAAATAAGGCGTTTAGACCAGACCAAACTACGGTTTTATGGGATGCAGATTTAAAGCAGACCAAAACCATGCGTAAAAAGGAATTTGAAGCAGATTATCGTTTTATTTCTGAACCAGATTTACCTTTTGTAAACATTAAAAAAGTAGTAGAAAGTATTGATGTAGATATTAGTTCTTTGCCTTTTGCAGTAGAATCTATTTTGATAAATGGTGGCGTTTTACCACAAGATGCTAAATTTTTTACAGCAGATTCTTTACGTTCTGCAGTATTTGTAGCTATCAATAATAAAATTAAGGATGCTTCTTTTGTAGCCAAAACATTGGTGAATAATATTGGTGCAGATGAGTATGAAAATATTCATGATGTAGCCCAATTAACAGAAATTTTCCAATTATTTAAAGATGATAAAATTACGTCTGTTTTAGTACAAAACGGAATTACATCATATTTAAAAGATAGAAACTTCGATTACAACAAGTATTTTGAAGACAATACTATTTCTGAAGATAAAATTAAAGATGCCGTTAAAAAAGTAATTGCAGAAAATGATGCCATTGCAAACGATATTAAAGCAGGAAATCAAGGGAAAGCTGGTATTCTTGTTGGTAAAGTAATTGGTATTATTGGTAAAGGAGCTTCAGGGAAAGTTATCCGTACGGAAATACTTGAGCAAGTTCAGAATTTAAAGTCAGGAGTTCAGGGTTCTGTGGATGCTGGAAGTTCTAAAAATGAAGTTGTAGGAGCAAAATCAAAAATAAAAGTTGAAGAAGAACTACAAACAGTTCCAATCATTATAAAAGAAGAATACAGAACGCATAAAATTTCTCAACTAACAGAAGGTACAATTAATGAAGAGGTAACTTTATCTGGTTGGGTTTCTAGTGTGAGAGATCATGGTGAATTAATATTTATTGATTTACGCGATTCAAGTAATGAAGTTTTTCAAGTACGTTTAAGTAGAGAAACATTCCCTAATTTAGATGAACTTGTTAAGTTAAAATCAGAATCTGTAATTTCTGTAACAGGAGTTGTGGTTCAGCGTAAAGAAGACGATTATAATGCTGGTTTAAGAACTGGTAAATTAGAATTAGAAACAGCAGCATTAGATATTTTAAATTTATCTAAAACGCTTCCTTTTGAAATAAAAAGAGCCATGAAAACGAACGAAACTACTCGTTTTCAATACAAGTTTTTAGATCATAGAAATGATGAGGTTCGTAAAGCAATTGTAAATAGACATAAAGTAATTAAGTTACTTCGTGATATTTTAGATGAAGAAGAGTTTTTAGAAATTGAAACTCCAATTTTAACTGCCGGAACAGACGAAGGAGCAAGAGAATTTATTGTTCCTACTAGAAAGCAAGCAGGTTCTTTTTATACATTACCTCAAGCGCCACAGCAGTTTAAACAAATGTTGATGGTAGGTGGTTTTGAAAAATATTTCCAGATTGCACGTTGTTTTAGAGATGAAGATTCTCGTGGAGACAGACAACCAGAATTTACACAATTGGACATTGAAATGGCGTACGCAAGTATGCAGCAAATCATCGATTTAAACACTAAAATGTTTAATGAAATTGTGAAGAAAATTTATGGTAAAAAATGGATTTTACGTCCGTTTGAAGTAATTACCTATAAAAATGCTATGGACAAATATGGTTGCGATAGACCAGATTTACGATATGGATTGCAAATGCAAGACATTACCGATATTGTAAAAGATACTACTTTTCAGGTTTTTAGCAAACCAATTGAAGACGGCGGAATTGTAAAATGTATTAAAGTTTCGGCTGAAGAACAAGGAGGAAAAAGAGTTTCTAAAGGTCAGATTGAGAACTTAACAGCTATTGCACAACAAAATGGTTTAGGAGGATTGGCATATATTATTGTAAATGAAAACGATTTACAATCGCCAATTATTAAGTTTTTAGGTGAAGAAATTGCTGCTAATATTATTAAAGCAACAGATGCTCAAGTTGGGGATATTGTATTTTTCTCAGCGTCAGATTATGCTACAGCAAACAAAGCGTTAGACGCTGTTCGTCAAGAAATGGGACGTATCTTTAAGTTGATTAATCCGAAAGAATTAAGACCAGCTTGGGTAGTAGATTTCCCAATGTTTGAAAAAACAGACGAAGGAAGATGGACATTTACACATAATCCTTTTTCTATGCCAGCAATCTATGATTTAGAAAAGCACATGACTGGAGAAGGAGAGGAGATTGGTACAATTATCGCTCAACAATACGATTTAATCTTAAACGGTTATGAGATTGGTGGAGGTTCTGTTCGTGCACATAAATCAGAAATTTTAGAAGCAACCTATAAAAATATGGGTTACAATAAAGAAGAAATGATGAAAAGTGTTGGAACGATGTACAAAGCTTTCCAATACGGAGCGCCACCTCACGGAGGAATTGCTTGGGGAGTAGATCGTTTAATGATGATTTTAGAGAAAAAAGCTTCTATTAGAGAAGTAATGGCTTTTCCTAAAACAGGTTCATCAGAAGATTTATTATTCAACGCACCTTCTATTTTGAGTGATAAAAAAGTAGAAGAGATGAATGTTAGAATTATGAGGAAGTAA
- the trpD gene encoding anthranilate phosphoribosyltransferase: MKAILNKLYNHERLSKSEAKQILKDIAAEKYNDAHLASFMTVFMMRPITADELAGFRDALMELAIKVDLSDYNTIDIVGTGGDGKDTFNISTLTSFIVAGTGQKVAKHGNYSVSSQSGSSDMLESFGYNFTNDETILREHLEKANICFLHAPKFHPAMKAVSGTRKALALKTFFNMLGPLVNPSSPKNHMLGTFNLEVARLYNYILQEEDINYGIIHALDGYDEISLTSGFKFFTKNGEQIINPEDLGQKRIQQSEIFGGNSVADAAEIFKTIIGGNGTESQNNVVLTNAAFALTIVDDTKSFENAFAEAKDSLFGLKAKECLHSLITN; encoded by the coding sequence ATGAAAGCAATTTTAAACAAATTATATAATCACGAAAGATTGTCTAAATCTGAAGCAAAACAAATCTTAAAAGATATTGCTGCAGAGAAATACAATGATGCCCATTTAGCATCATTTATGACTGTTTTTATGATGCGTCCGATAACAGCAGATGAACTTGCTGGTTTTAGAGATGCGTTAATGGAGTTGGCAATAAAAGTAGATTTATCAGATTATAATACAATCGATATTGTTGGAACTGGAGGCGATGGAAAAGATACGTTTAACATATCAACCTTAACTTCTTTTATAGTTGCCGGAACCGGACAAAAAGTAGCAAAACACGGTAATTATTCAGTGTCTTCTCAATCAGGTTCGTCTGATATGTTAGAGAGTTTTGGATACAATTTTACGAATGATGAAACCATTTTAAGAGAACATTTAGAAAAGGCAAATATTTGTTTTTTACATGCTCCAAAGTTTCATCCAGCAATGAAAGCTGTAAGTGGAACAAGAAAAGCATTGGCATTAAAAACGTTCTTTAATATGTTAGGGCCTTTGGTAAACCCAAGTTCACCTAAAAACCACATGTTGGGAACTTTTAATTTAGAAGTTGCACGTTTGTACAATTACATTTTACAAGAAGAAGATATCAATTACGGAATTATTCATGCCTTAGATGGTTATGATGAAATTTCGTTAACAAGCGGATTTAAGTTCTTTACGAAAAACGGAGAACAAATTATAAACCCAGAAGATTTAGGACAGAAAAGAATTCAGCAATCAGAAATATTTGGAGGGAATTCAGTTGCAGATGCTGCTGAAATTTTCAAAACGATTATTGGTGGAAATGGAACAGAATCTCAGAATAATGTAGTGCTAACAAATGCTGCTTTTGCATTAACTATTGTTGATGATACCAAGTCTTTCGAAAATGCTTTCGCAGAAGCTAAAGATTCGTTATTTGGATTGAAAGCGAAAGAATGTTTACATTCTTTAATTACGAATTAA
- a CDS encoding amidase family protein, whose translation MESQIRKIHQQLVNKEISCTQLVQERLDLLKSNTHNTVNSLLDTLALELAAKVDAKIANGQEIGLLEGIPFGIKDVYMVQGTLTTASSDLLKKYKSPYTATAIQKLFDAGAIPLVKENCDSFGHGSSSENTIFGAVKNAIDTDLVSGGSSGGSAVNVAKDFTVFSIGGDTGGSVRQPAGYNKIYGLKPTYGRISRFGLMAYASSTDCVGPIAKSIEDIRIVLNVMSGQDIKDQTTYQSEEISEETILNADGVKTVGYFKNFIENDAIDAQVKADFLSAIEKIKAKGIEVKELDFFESDTLVSTYYTLAMAETASNLSRLDGTNYGNRIEGDNLKDTYSITRSENFSEESKRRIVGGNQVLSQGFSDEIYLKGLNVRDQIVANFEKDFKEVDIILSPVTPNSPPKIGDSLKDPLAMYLSDAYTVGFSLGQLPTLTVPQGTETGLQITAAKNNDELVLKFANFLKDTI comes from the coding sequence ATGGAATCGCAAATACGTAAAATTCATCAGCAATTGGTGAACAAAGAAATTTCGTGTACACAATTAGTACAAGAAAGATTAGATTTATTAAAATCGAACACCCACAATACCGTCAATTCACTTTTAGATACGTTAGCGTTAGAATTGGCTGCAAAAGTAGATGCAAAAATTGCAAATGGACAAGAAATTGGTCTGTTAGAGGGAATTCCTTTCGGAATTAAAGACGTGTACATGGTACAAGGAACCTTAACAACGGCAAGTTCAGATTTATTAAAAAAATACAAATCACCATATACAGCAACTGCCATTCAGAAATTATTTGATGCTGGCGCAATTCCGTTAGTAAAAGAAAATTGCGATAGTTTTGGACATGGTTCATCGTCTGAAAACACCATTTTTGGAGCCGTTAAAAATGCGATTGATACAGATTTAGTTTCTGGAGGATCAAGTGGAGGTTCTGCAGTAAACGTTGCCAAAGATTTTACTGTATTTTCAATTGGTGGAGATACAGGAGGTTCTGTTCGTCAACCGGCAGGTTATAATAAAATTTACGGATTAAAGCCAACGTACGGAAGAATTTCTAGATTCGGATTAATGGCATACGCATCGTCTACAGATTGTGTTGGGCCAATTGCAAAATCAATCGAAGATATTAGAATTGTTTTAAATGTGATGAGTGGTCAGGATATTAAAGACCAAACTACATATCAATCAGAAGAAATATCCGAAGAAACTATTTTAAATGCTGATGGAGTAAAAACTGTTGGGTATTTTAAAAATTTCATCGAAAATGATGCTATTGATGCGCAAGTAAAAGCAGATTTTTTATCAGCAATAGAAAAAATAAAAGCCAAAGGAATTGAAGTAAAAGAATTAGATTTCTTTGAATCTGATACCTTAGTTTCTACATACTATACATTAGCAATGGCAGAAACAGCATCGAATCTTTCAAGATTAGATGGTACTAATTACGGAAACAGAATAGAAGGCGATAATTTAAAAGATACGTATTCTATTACACGATCAGAAAACTTTTCTGAAGAATCTAAACGTAGAATTGTTGGTGGAAATCAGGTGTTATCGCAAGGTTTTTCTGATGAAATCTATTTAAAAGGATTAAACGTTAGAGATCAGATTGTAGCTAATTTTGAAAAAGATTTTAAGGAGGTAGACATTATTTTATCACCAGTTACACCAAATTCGCCACCAAAAATAGGCGATAGTTTAAAAGATCCGTTGGCAATGTATTTGTCAGATGCGTATACAGTTGGTTTTAGTTTAGGACAATTACCAACGTTAACAGTGCCACAAGGAACAGAAACAGGATTACAAATTACGGCAGCAAAAAATAATGACGAACTTGTTTTGAAGTTTGCTAACTTCTTAAAAGATACGATATAA
- a CDS encoding anthranilate synthase component I family protein has translation MKKLQFKTIHKTKMADTVTPVGLYLRFRDKFANTLLLEGSDYHSKEESFSFIAVEPIVTMKVDDSQFSVSHKGTQLDEQPINKNFYELYDKFKESIHLDCPAELKHFNGLYGYNTFDSVQYFENIKFTNKKAPSAIPEMQYSFYRFIIAINHFNDEMTLIENIEEGAVSRIHEVETIIDAQAFNTQKFEIIGEETSNTTGEEFKEYVRKAKSHCKRGDVFQLVLSRQFQQEFKGDEFNVYRALRSINPSPYLFYFDYGSFKLMGSSPEAQIKIFAGKATINPIAGTFRRTGDMAEDIKLGKKLSEDKKETAEHVMLVDLARNDLSKHADKVTVEVFKEVQYFSHVIHLVSTVRGKIKGNPIEIVGDTFPAGTLSGAPKYKAMELINKYENQTRGFYGGAVGIIGLDGSVNLAIAIRSFVSKNNVLYSQAGAGIVIHSDEDKELQEVNNKLAALKKALILAENI, from the coding sequence ATGAAAAAATTACAATTTAAGACAATACATAAAACAAAAATGGCGGATACAGTTACTCCCGTAGGGCTGTACTTACGTTTTAGAGATAAATTCGCTAACACGTTGTTGTTAGAAGGTTCCGATTATCACAGTAAAGAAGAAAGTTTTTCTTTTATAGCGGTGGAGCCTATTGTTACTATGAAAGTAGATGATTCTCAATTTTCAGTTTCTCACAAAGGAACACAATTAGATGAGCAACCTATCAATAAAAACTTCTACGAGTTGTATGATAAGTTTAAAGAATCTATCCATTTAGATTGTCCTGCTGAACTAAAACATTTCAATGGTTTGTATGGATATAATACATTCGATTCTGTTCAGTATTTCGAAAATATAAAATTTACAAACAAGAAAGCACCTTCTGCAATCCCAGAAATGCAATACAGTTTTTATCGATTCATTATTGCTATCAATCATTTTAATGATGAAATGACACTGATAGAAAATATCGAAGAAGGCGCAGTATCTCGCATACATGAAGTAGAAACTATTATTGATGCACAAGCATTCAATACACAAAAATTCGAAATTATAGGCGAAGAAACTTCAAATACAACTGGCGAAGAATTTAAAGAATATGTAAGAAAAGCAAAATCTCATTGTAAAAGAGGAGACGTTTTTCAACTCGTATTATCACGCCAATTTCAACAAGAATTTAAAGGAGACGAGTTTAATGTGTATAGAGCATTGCGTTCTATCAACCCGTCGCCATATTTGTTTTATTTCGATTACGGATCTTTCAAATTAATGGGCTCTTCACCAGAAGCGCAAATTAAAATTTTTGCAGGTAAAGCAACCATCAATCCAATTGCAGGTACGTTTAGACGAACAGGCGATATGGCAGAAGATATTAAATTGGGTAAAAAATTATCCGAAGATAAAAAGGAAACTGCTGAACACGTAATGTTGGTAGATTTGGCACGAAATGACTTAAGCAAACATGCCGATAAAGTTACGGTTGAGGTGTTTAAGGAAGTGCAATATTTTAGCCATGTAATTCATTTAGTTTCTACCGTTAGAGGGAAGATTAAAGGAAACCCTATTGAAATTGTTGGAGATACTTTTCCTGCCGGAACGCTAAGTGGCGCACCAAAATATAAGGCGATGGAGTTGATTAACAAATACGAAAATCAAACACGTGGTTTTTATGGTGGCGCAGTCGGAATTATCGGCTTAGACGGTTCCGTAAATTTAGCGATTGCCATTCGTTCGTTTGTGAGTAAAAACAACGTTTTGTATTCGCAGGCCGGAGCAGGAATCGTTATTCATTCTGACGAGGACAAAGAACTACAAGAAGTAAATAATAAGTTAGCAGCGTTAAAAAAAGCGTTGATTTTAGCAGAAAATATTTAA
- the trpC gene encoding indole-3-glycerol phosphate synthase TrpC, whose amino-acid sequence MTILDKIIAFKKKEIAKIKAEVPVQNLVKSPSFGRETFSLKKSLLEVGSTGIIAEFKRQSPSKGIINDQATIADVTNGYLDANVAAQSILTDTSFFGGTMADLMEARIINQQKPILRKDFIVDGFQIVEAKAIGADVILLIASCLTATELKNYGNLATDLGLEVLYEIHTQEDLDKINDLDNKIIGINNRNLNTFEVDLEHSIKLAGQIPDTCLKVSESGISDPKIITGLKEFGFQGFLIGENFMKTDNPGEACLEFINQIR is encoded by the coding sequence ATGACAATATTAGATAAAATAATCGCATTTAAAAAGAAGGAAATTGCTAAGATAAAAGCAGAAGTTCCTGTACAAAATTTAGTGAAAAGTCCAAGTTTTGGAAGAGAAACTTTTTCATTAAAAAAATCTTTGTTAGAAGTTGGTTCTACAGGGATTATTGCAGAGTTTAAACGTCAATCTCCATCAAAAGGAATCATTAACGACCAAGCAACCATTGCAGATGTTACTAATGGGTATTTAGATGCAAATGTAGCTGCACAATCTATTTTAACAGATACTTCTTTCTTTGGAGGAACAATGGCTGATTTAATGGAGGCGAGAATCATCAATCAACAAAAACCTATTCTTAGAAAAGATTTTATTGTTGATGGATTTCAGATTGTTGAAGCAAAAGCTATTGGAGCAGATGTAATTTTATTAATAGCTTCTTGTTTAACTGCGACAGAACTAAAAAACTACGGAAACCTAGCGACAGATTTAGGATTAGAGGTTTTGTATGAAATTCATACACAGGAAGATTTAGATAAAATCAACGATTTAGACAATAAGATTATCGGAATTAATAATAGAAATCTAAATACTTTTGAAGTAGATTTAGAACATTCTATTAAGTTGGCAGGTCAAATTCCGGATACTTGTTTAAAGGTTTCAGAAAGCGGAATTTCTGATCCTAAGATAATTACTGGATTGAAAGAGTTTGGATTTCAAGGTTTTTTAATTGGAGAAAATTTTATGAAAACAGACAATCCGGGAGAAGCTTGTTTAGAGTTTATCAATCAAATAAGGTAA